In Streptomyces hawaiiensis, one genomic interval encodes:
- the mmsA gene encoding multiple monosaccharide ABC transporter ATP-binding protein has product MAGPVLEMRSIVKTFPGVKALSDVTLTVRQGEVHAICGENGAGKSTLMKVLSGVHPHGTYEGDILFEGEVCEFKDIRASEQRGIVIIHQELALSPYLSLAENIFLGNEHAKGGFIDWRETLRHATELLRRVGLADHPDTRVADIGVGKQQLVEIAKALSKKVKLLILDEPTAALNDEDSDKLLDLILELKKQGITSIIISHKLNEIRKVADSVTILRDGQTIETLDVKAPETSEDRIISGMVGRDLENRFPERSPHEPEEGAAPALEIRGWTVHHPIDQQRKVCDDVSLHVRRGEIVGIAGLMGAGRTELAMSVFGRTYGRYAGGTVLKDGKEIRTKSVPEAVKHGIAYVTEDRKHYGLNLIDTINRNISLSALGKVAKRGVVDEHAERQVAEGFRKSMNIKAPTVFEPVGKLSGGNQQKVVLSKWIFSGPDVLILDEPTRGIDVGAKYEIYTVIDQLAAQGKAVVFISSELPELLGMCDRIYTMAAGRLTGEFSRAEASQESLMRQMTKDKEVTR; this is encoded by the coding sequence ATGGCGGGACCCGTCCTGGAAATGCGCTCGATCGTCAAGACCTTTCCCGGCGTCAAGGCGCTGTCGGACGTCACACTGACCGTCCGGCAGGGCGAGGTCCACGCCATCTGCGGGGAGAACGGCGCCGGCAAGTCGACCTTGATGAAGGTCCTCTCCGGCGTCCACCCGCACGGCACGTACGAAGGCGACATCCTCTTCGAGGGTGAGGTCTGCGAGTTCAAGGACATCCGGGCGAGCGAGCAGCGCGGCATCGTCATCATCCACCAGGAACTGGCGCTGTCGCCGTACCTCTCCCTCGCGGAGAACATTTTCCTCGGCAACGAGCACGCCAAGGGTGGGTTCATCGACTGGAGGGAGACGCTGCGGCACGCCACCGAGCTGCTGCGGCGGGTCGGGCTGGCCGACCACCCCGACACCCGCGTCGCCGACATCGGCGTGGGCAAGCAGCAGCTCGTGGAGATCGCGAAGGCCCTGTCGAAGAAGGTGAAGCTGCTCATCCTGGATGAGCCGACCGCCGCCCTGAACGACGAGGACAGCGACAAACTCCTGGATCTCATCCTGGAGTTGAAGAAGCAGGGCATCACCTCGATCATCATCTCCCACAAGCTCAACGAGATCCGCAAGGTCGCCGACTCGGTGACGATCCTCCGCGACGGCCAGACCATCGAGACCCTCGATGTGAAGGCCCCGGAGACCTCCGAGGACCGGATCATCAGCGGCATGGTCGGCCGCGACCTGGAGAACCGCTTCCCGGAGCGGTCGCCGCACGAGCCCGAGGAGGGCGCGGCGCCGGCCCTGGAGATCCGGGGCTGGACCGTGCACCACCCGATCGACCAGCAGCGCAAGGTGTGCGACGACGTGTCGCTCCACGTGCGGCGCGGGGAGATCGTCGGGATCGCCGGCCTCATGGGCGCCGGGCGCACCGAACTCGCGATGAGCGTCTTCGGCCGCACCTACGGCCGGTACGCCGGCGGCACGGTCCTGAAGGACGGCAAGGAGATCCGTACGAAGTCCGTCCCCGAGGCGGTCAAGCACGGCATCGCGTACGTCACCGAGGACCGCAAGCACTACGGACTGAACCTCATCGACACCATCAACCGGAACATCTCGCTGAGCGCCCTGGGCAAGGTCGCCAAGCGCGGTGTGGTGGACGAGCACGCGGAGCGGCAGGTCGCCGAGGGCTTCCGCAAGTCCATGAACATCAAGGCGCCGACGGTGTTCGAGCCGGTGGGCAAGCTGTCGGGCGGCAACCAGCAGAAGGTCGTCCTCAGCAAGTGGATCTTCTCGGGTCCGGACGTGCTGATCCTGGACGAGCCGACGCGCGGCATCGACGTCGGCGCCAAGTACGAGATCTACACGGTCATCGACCAGCTGGCCGCCCAGGGCAAGGCGGTCGTCTTCATCTCCTCCGAGCTGCCCGAACTGCTCGGCATGTGCGACCGCATCTACACGATGGCCGCGGGGCGGCTGACGGGTGAGTTCTCGCGGGCCGAGGCCTCCCAGGAATCGCTGATGCGTCAGATGACGAAGGACAAAGAGGTAACCCGATGA
- the mmsB gene encoding multiple monosaccharide ABC transporter permease has protein sequence MSTDVTAKSPAPAPPGKSGGAAADGLLQLVMDGMRRNMRQYGMLIALGLIVVLFAVWTDGDLLLPRNVSNLVLQNSYILILAIGMMLVIIAGHIDLSVGSLTAFVGSMAAVFMVKQDLPWPVAVVLCLAVGAVAGAVQGFFIAYGGIPSFIVTLAGMLIFRGLTEIFLEGQTLGPFPDGLQKVANGFLPEVGPDTNYHNLTLLLGFAMIAFVIFQEVRDRKRQQEFNLDVPPTKLFLLKLVAIGAAVLTLTMLLASYKGAPIVLLVLGVLLVGFGYIMRNAIIGRHIYAIGGNLPAAKLSGVKDKKVTFLVFLNMGMLAALAGLVFAARFNAASPKAGLNFELEAIAASFIGGASMSGGVGTVLGAIIGGLVLGVLNNGMNLVGIGTDWQQVIKGLVLLAAVGFDVWNKRKVGS, from the coding sequence ATGAGCACGGACGTGACCGCCAAGAGCCCGGCCCCCGCGCCGCCGGGCAAGAGCGGAGGGGCCGCGGCCGACGGCCTGCTGCAGCTGGTGATGGACGGCATGCGCCGCAACATGCGGCAGTACGGCATGCTGATCGCGCTGGGCCTGATCGTGGTGCTGTTCGCCGTCTGGACCGACGGCGACCTGCTGCTGCCGCGCAACGTCTCCAACCTGGTGCTGCAGAACAGCTACATCCTGATCCTCGCGATCGGCATGATGCTGGTCATCATCGCCGGCCACATCGACCTGTCGGTCGGCTCACTGACGGCGTTCGTCGGCTCGATGGCCGCCGTGTTCATGGTGAAACAGGACCTGCCCTGGCCCGTCGCCGTGGTGCTGTGCCTGGCCGTGGGCGCGGTCGCGGGTGCCGTACAAGGGTTCTTCATCGCGTACGGCGGGATACCGTCGTTCATCGTGACCCTGGCGGGCATGCTGATCTTCCGCGGTCTGACGGAGATCTTCCTGGAGGGCCAGACCCTCGGCCCGTTCCCGGACGGACTGCAGAAGGTCGCCAACGGGTTCCTGCCCGAGGTCGGCCCGGACACGAACTACCACAACCTCACTCTGCTACTGGGCTTCGCGATGATCGCCTTCGTGATCTTCCAGGAGGTCCGTGACCGCAAGCGGCAGCAGGAGTTCAACCTGGACGTCCCGCCCACCAAGCTGTTCCTGCTGAAGCTGGTCGCGATCGGCGCCGCCGTGCTGACGCTCACCATGCTGCTGGCCAGCTACAAGGGCGCCCCGATCGTGCTGCTCGTCCTGGGCGTGCTGCTCGTCGGCTTCGGCTACATCATGCGCAACGCGATCATCGGCCGCCACATCTACGCCATCGGCGGCAACCTCCCGGCGGCCAAGCTGTCGGGTGTGAAGGACAAGAAGGTCACCTTCCTGGTCTTCCTGAACATGGGCATGCTCGCGGCCCTGGCGGGTCTGGTCTTCGCCGCCCGCTTCAACGCGGCCTCTCCCAAGGCCGGCCTCAACTTCGAGCTGGAGGCGATCGCGGCCTCGTTCATCGGCGGTGCGTCGATGAGCGGCGGTGTCGGCACCGTGCTCGGCGCGATCATCGGTGGCCTGGTCCTGGGCGTTCTGAACAACGGTATGAACCTCGTCGGTATCGGCACCGACTGGCAGCAGGTCATCAAGGGCCTGGTGCTGCTGGCGGCGGTCGGATTCGACGTGTGGAACAAGCGCAAGGTCGGTTCGTAA
- a CDS encoding aldose epimerase family protein, translating to MELNRRTVIAGAAAGIAATTLGGTAHATGGRKPVKTLFGKLADGTKIYSWSLENGGTRLKVLSWGGVVQSLEIPDRRGRYANVSAGFDNIEDYVAKTPYFGALIGRYGNRIGKGKFTLDGKNYQLSVNDGEQSLHGGTQGFDKRVWDVEPFTKGSDVGLYLYYTSVDGEMGYPGTLKTKVTYTLTRHGDWRIDYEATTDKATVVNLTSHVYWNLAGEGSGTIEDHELQIAASRYTPTDAGLIPTGELAKVAGTPFDFGRTKPIGRDIRTSHPQLVTAKGFDHNWVLDKGITARPEHVATLRDPASGRSLKIATNEPGLQFYSGNFLDGTLTGPSGRTYRQGDALCLETQHFPDSPNKPKFPSTVLRPGQTYRTTTIHTFDC from the coding sequence ATGGAACTGAACAGACGCACGGTCATCGCGGGAGCGGCGGCGGGCATAGCCGCAACCACGCTCGGCGGCACGGCGCACGCCACGGGAGGCAGGAAGCCGGTGAAGACGCTCTTCGGCAAGCTGGCCGACGGCACCAAGATCTACAGCTGGTCACTGGAGAACGGCGGCACCCGCCTGAAGGTCCTCTCCTGGGGCGGTGTCGTCCAGTCCCTGGAGATCCCCGACCGTCGCGGCCGGTACGCCAACGTCTCCGCGGGCTTCGACAACATCGAGGACTACGTCGCGAAGACCCCGTACTTCGGTGCCCTCATCGGCCGGTACGGCAACCGCATCGGCAAGGGCAAGTTCACCCTCGACGGCAAGAACTACCAGCTGTCCGTGAACGACGGCGAGCAGAGCCTGCACGGCGGCACCCAGGGCTTCGACAAGCGCGTGTGGGACGTCGAGCCGTTCACCAAGGGCTCCGACGTCGGCCTGTACCTGTACTACACGAGCGTCGACGGCGAGATGGGCTACCCGGGCACGCTCAAGACCAAGGTGACGTACACGCTCACCCGGCACGGCGACTGGCGCATCGACTACGAGGCCACCACGGACAAGGCCACCGTCGTCAACCTCACCAGCCACGTCTACTGGAACCTCGCCGGTGAGGGCAGCGGCACGATCGAGGACCACGAGCTCCAGATCGCCGCCTCCCGCTACACGCCCACCGACGCGGGCCTGATCCCCACGGGCGAGCTGGCCAAGGTCGCGGGCACTCCCTTCGACTTCGGCCGGACCAAGCCGATCGGCCGGGACATCCGCACCTCGCACCCGCAGCTGGTGACCGCCAAGGGCTTCGACCACAACTGGGTCCTGGACAAGGGCATCACCGCCCGGCCCGAGCACGTGGCCACCCTGCGCGACCCGGCCTCCGGCCGCAGCCTGAAGATCGCCACGAACGAGCCGGGCCTGCAGTTCTACTCCGGCAACTTCCTCGACGGCACGCTGACTGGCCCGTCCGGCCGCACCTACCGGCAGGGCGACGCGCTGTGCCTGGAGACGCAGCACTTCCCGGACTCGCCGAACAAGCCGAAGTTCCCGTCGACGGTGCTGCGGCCGGGGCAGACGTACCGGACGACGACGATCCACACGTTCGACTGCTGA
- a CDS encoding pyridoxal phosphate-dependent aminotransferase has protein sequence MADNVTSLFRSTAAHSPSMAALTREGGEGAGPVDFCIPCNPYFPTPAMFEDMAGRLRDIITYYPSSADTITAELCSLLQLPPQCVAMGNGSTELITWIDHLLVRESLAVPVPTFGRWTDQPMETGKRVDMFPLQESSGFALDLAQYAEFIRSRGTRVAVICNPNNPDGGFLHKHAIVQFMDAMADLDLIVVDESFLEFADAEAEPSVVQEAMLRPNVIVLRSLGKNFGLHGIRFGYLVANPALASRVRSMLPKWNLNSFAEHVVFMLKEHGAEYAQSLHQVRRDRLDMAGQLSSLPGLTVYPSQGNFLFVRLPVGAEGTVVRDRMLTEHRILVRECGNKIGSSSRFLRLVVRPQVDVRRLVSGLEQVLYGTSRRGAAVPELGNGTSYSSGTAAVDRLVSETNGSGMRGLAAQAVGMAAAPAAAAGAGGPGLAPAPAAASVGGPGLAPAPAAASVGGPGLAPAPAAASVGGPGLAPAPAAPAPAPVPATGIGMPLPAAASAVPAGVGGGMPMPAAAQMPQPQMPQQMPQQMPQSAPQPMAAPAPPLAPAAQAPASFPAPASVPAPAPAPVPAPSPMAAPFTGPTPPGVPARGGLTAAQVRGTNGLTPAPATGWPAAQSWPNAAGMGQAG, from the coding sequence ATGGCCGACAACGTCACGTCGCTGTTCCGCAGTACCGCGGCACACAGCCCGTCGATGGCGGCTCTGACACGCGAGGGCGGCGAGGGAGCCGGCCCCGTGGACTTCTGTATCCCCTGCAACCCCTACTTCCCGACCCCGGCCATGTTCGAGGACATGGCGGGCCGGCTGCGCGACATCATCACGTACTACCCGTCCAGCGCCGACACGATCACGGCCGAGCTGTGCAGCCTGCTCCAGCTGCCCCCGCAGTGCGTGGCCATGGGCAACGGCTCGACCGAGCTCATCACCTGGATCGACCACCTGCTGGTCCGCGAGTCCCTCGCCGTCCCCGTCCCCACCTTCGGCCGCTGGACCGACCAGCCCATGGAGACCGGCAAGCGGGTCGACATGTTCCCGCTCCAGGAATCCAGCGGCTTCGCCCTCGACCTCGCGCAGTACGCCGAGTTCATCCGGTCCCGCGGCACGCGCGTCGCGGTGATCTGCAACCCGAACAACCCCGACGGTGGCTTCCTGCACAAGCACGCCATCGTGCAGTTCATGGACGCCATGGCGGACCTCGATCTGATCGTCGTCGACGAGTCGTTCCTGGAGTTCGCGGACGCCGAGGCCGAGCCGTCCGTCGTCCAGGAGGCGATGCTGCGGCCCAACGTCATCGTGCTGCGCAGCCTCGGCAAGAACTTCGGCCTGCACGGCATCCGCTTCGGCTACCTCGTCGCCAACCCGGCGCTCGCGAGCCGGGTCCGCTCGATGCTCCCCAAGTGGAACCTCAACTCCTTCGCCGAGCACGTCGTCTTCATGCTGAAGGAGCACGGCGCCGAGTACGCGCAGAGCCTGCATCAGGTGCGCCGCGACCGGCTCGACATGGCCGGCCAGCTCTCTTCCCTGCCCGGGCTGACGGTCTACCCGTCGCAGGGCAACTTCCTCTTCGTGCGCCTCCCCGTGGGCGCCGAGGGCACCGTCGTCCGGGACCGGATGCTCACCGAGCACCGGATCCTGGTCCGCGAGTGCGGCAACAAGATCGGCTCGTCCAGTCGCTTCCTGCGTCTCGTGGTGCGCCCCCAGGTGGACGTGCGTCGCCTGGTGTCCGGCCTGGAACAGGTGCTCTACGGGACGTCCAGGAGGGGAGCCGCCGTACCCGAGCTGGGCAACGGGACCAGCTACAGCTCGGGTACGGCGGCCGTGGACCGTCTGGTGAGCGAGACGAACGGGTCGGGCATGCGGGGGCTCGCGGCGCAGGCGGTGGGGATGGCCGCGGCGCCGGCCGCCGCCGCGGGGGCCGGCGGGCCGGGGCTCGCCCCGGCCCCGGCGGCGGCGAGTGTGGGCGGACCGGGACTCGCCCCCGCCCCGGCGGCCGCGAGCGTGGGTGGGCCGGGACTCGCACCGGCCCCGGCGGCCGCGAGCGTGGGCGGACCGGGACTCGCACCGGCCCCGGCGGCCCCTGCTCCGGCGCCCGTTCCGGCCACCGGCATCGGCATGCCGCTCCCCGCCGCCGCGTCCGCCGTACCGGCGGGCGTGGGCGGTGGGATGCCGATGCCGGCTGCGGCGCAGATGCCGCAGCCGCAGATGCCCCAGCAGATGCCTCAGCAGATGCCTCAGTCAGCGCCCCAGCCGATGGCCGCCCCGGCACCGCCCCTGGCGCCCGCGGCCCAGGCCCCGGCGTCCTTCCCGGCTCCGGCGTCGGTCCCCGCTCCGGCGCCGGCCCCCGTGCCCGCGCCTTCGCCCATGGCCGCCCCGTTCACCGGGCCCACGCCGCCCGGTGTCCCGGCCCGTGGGGGCCTGACGGCCGCGCAGGTGCGGGGCACGAACGGGCTGACGCCGGCGCCCGCCACGGGGTGGCCCGCCGCGCAGAGCTGGCCCAACGCGGCGGGGATGGGGCAGGCCGGGTAG
- a CDS encoding family 43 glycosylhydrolase, with amino-acid sequence MARRLLTLLAALLLALSLGQPSASAASFANPVKSVKGADPWISYHDGNYYLVTTSWTDVITIRKSTTLAGLSTAPSVQVWKGDAASRCCNIWAPELHFLNGRWYLYYVAGQNVSDYNPTQRSHVLESAGSDPMGPYTYKGRLSDVWMLDPSVLNVGGRLYMLGSAITGGTQNLVIAPMSNPYTVSGSYSTISTPTHAWERQGGTVNEGAEVLQRNGRTFLIYSASGCWTPDYKLGQLELTGSNPLSASSWTKKSTPVFQRSDANGVYGPGHNGFFTSPDGRENWIVYHANDSASEGCDNGRTTRAQKFTWNSDGTPNLGMPVRLGASQAGPSGEPATASTTYTVTNRNSGKCMEVTGGSSADGANVAQYTCNGNTNQRWRLEDLGDDTHRLVNVATGKALDTADCSTADGADLRQWSWLNNTCQRFQFVATDGGYVRITNKATGKVADVANCSTADGADVRQWTWLNNTCQQWKLTAV; translated from the coding sequence ATGGCCCGTCGCCTACTGACCCTGCTGGCGGCCCTACTGCTCGCGCTGAGCCTCGGCCAGCCCTCCGCGAGCGCCGCCTCCTTCGCCAACCCGGTCAAGTCCGTCAAGGGCGCCGACCCCTGGATCTCATACCACGACGGCAACTACTATCTGGTGACGACGAGTTGGACCGACGTCATCACCATCCGCAAGTCCACCACCCTCGCCGGGCTCTCCACCGCTCCCAGCGTCCAGGTGTGGAAGGGCGACGCCGCCTCCCGCTGCTGCAACATCTGGGCGCCCGAGCTGCACTTCCTCAACGGCCGCTGGTACCTGTACTACGTCGCCGGGCAGAACGTGTCCGACTACAACCCGACGCAGCGCAGCCATGTGCTGGAGAGCGCGGGCTCCGACCCCATGGGGCCGTACACCTACAAGGGCCGGCTCAGCGATGTGTGGATGCTCGACCCGAGCGTGCTGAACGTGGGCGGCCGGCTGTACATGCTGGGCAGCGCGATCACCGGCGGCACACAGAACCTCGTCATCGCCCCGATGTCCAACCCCTACACCGTCAGCGGCTCCTACTCGACGATCTCGACGCCGACGCACGCCTGGGAACGGCAGGGCGGCACGGTCAACGAGGGCGCGGAGGTCCTCCAGCGCAACGGCCGCACCTTCCTGATCTACTCGGCGAGCGGCTGCTGGACCCCCGACTACAAGCTGGGCCAACTGGAGCTGACCGGCTCGAACCCGCTGTCCGCCTCCTCCTGGACCAAGAAGTCCACGCCCGTCTTCCAGCGCAGTGACGCGAACGGGGTGTACGGGCCCGGCCACAACGGCTTCTTCACCTCGCCCGACGGCCGCGAGAACTGGATCGTCTACCACGCCAACGACTCCGCCTCGGAGGGCTGCGACAACGGCCGTACGACCCGGGCGCAGAAGTTCACGTGGAACTCCGACGGCACGCCGAACCTCGGCATGCCCGTCCGGCTCGGGGCGAGCCAGGCCGGGCCCTCGGGGGAGCCGGCCACCGCCTCGACGACGTACACCGTCACCAACCGCAACAGCGGCAAGTGCATGGAGGTGACAGGGGGTTCATCGGCCGACGGGGCCAACGTCGCGCAGTACACCTGCAACGGCAACACCAACCAGCGCTGGCGCCTGGAGGACCTCGGCGACGACACCCACCGTCTGGTGAACGTCGCCACCGGCAAGGCCCTCGACACCGCCGACTGCTCGACGGCCGACGGCGCCGACCTGCGCCAGTGGTCCTGGCTGAACAACACCTGCCAGCGGTTCCAGTTCGTGGCCACGGACGGTGGTTATGTCCGTATCACCAACAAGGCAACCGGCAAGGTGGCCGACGTCGCCAACTGCTCGACGGCGGACGGCGCGGACGTACGCCAGTGGACGTGGCTGAACAACACCTGCCAGCAATGGAAACTGACGGCGGTATAG
- a CDS encoding arabinan endo-1,5-alpha-L-arabinosidase — protein MSRSPRTLRRRTALFALPAAALLALIPGTASAYPNPGRVTGDVVTHDPSMIRTSSGQYLLYATGGGISGKASSDRTAFRNSADAFGNRPSWWRNYSSVPEAWAPDISYHGGKYLMYYSVSKFGSNTSAIGLATSSTGLPGSWTDQGTVYTSNSGSDFNAIDPNLFVNDDGKWWLSFGSWWTGIKMIQINPSTGKQLAGSTTRYSLASRPTGTKAVEAPFIVKRGGYYYLFASYDTCCNGTSSTYKVKVGRASSITGPYRDRNGVDLMNNGGTPVLESHGNVVGPGGQSIMKDTDGDLIVYHYYDGNAGGTPKLGINLLNWSSGWPVAY, from the coding sequence ATGAGCCGCAGTCCCCGTACGCTCCGGCGGCGAACCGCCCTGTTCGCCCTGCCCGCCGCCGCCCTTCTGGCGTTGATCCCCGGCACGGCCTCCGCGTACCCCAACCCCGGCCGGGTCACCGGAGACGTCGTCACGCACGACCCCTCGATGATCCGCACCTCGTCCGGGCAGTACCTGCTGTACGCCACCGGTGGCGGCATCTCCGGCAAGGCGTCCAGCGACCGCACCGCGTTCAGGAACAGCGCCGACGCCTTCGGCAACCGGCCGAGCTGGTGGCGGAACTACTCGTCCGTCCCGGAGGCCTGGGCTCCGGACATCTCGTACCACGGCGGCAAGTACCTGATGTACTACTCCGTCTCGAAGTTCGGCTCGAACACCTCCGCCATCGGCCTCGCCACCTCCAGCACCGGCCTGCCGGGCAGCTGGACCGACCAGGGCACCGTCTACACGTCGAACTCCGGCAGCGACTTCAACGCCATCGACCCGAACCTCTTCGTGAACGACGACGGCAAGTGGTGGCTGTCGTTCGGCAGCTGGTGGACCGGCATCAAGATGATCCAGATCAATCCGTCCACCGGCAAGCAACTGGCCGGCAGCACCACGCGGTATTCGCTCGCCTCCCGCCCCACCGGGACCAAGGCCGTGGAAGCGCCCTTCATCGTGAAGCGGGGCGGCTACTACTACCTCTTCGCCTCGTACGACACCTGCTGCAACGGGACCAGTTCGACGTACAAGGTCAAGGTCGGGCGCGCCTCGAGCATCACCGGGCCGTACCGGGACCGGAACGGCGTCGATCTGATGAACAACGGCGGCACACCCGTCCTGGAGTCGCACGGCAACGTCGTCGGCCCCGGCGGACAGTCGATCATGAAGGACACCGACGGCGACCTGATCGTCTACCACTACTACGACGGCAACGCGGGCGGCACGCCCAAGCTCGGCATCAACCTCTTGAACTGGAGCAGCGGATGGCCCGTCGCCTACTGA
- a CDS encoding PPOX class F420-dependent oxidoreductase, with the protein MTQRPAPRLLSDAALSDLLAAQQFGTLATVKRSGHPHLTTMLYSWDAEARTVRFSTTADRIKVKHLRREPRAALHVQGGDVWSFAVAEGDAEVSDVTREPGDPVGRELLAMIPAGAAPEDEDAFLQELVDERRVVIRLKVDRLYGTALDVEG; encoded by the coding sequence ATGACTCAGAGACCGGCACCTCGCCTCCTGTCCGACGCGGCCCTCTCCGACCTGCTCGCCGCGCAGCAGTTCGGCACGCTCGCCACCGTCAAACGCAGTGGCCACCCCCACCTGACCACCATGCTGTACAGCTGGGACGCCGAGGCCCGCACGGTGCGGTTCTCGACGACGGCCGACCGCATCAAGGTCAAGCATCTGCGCCGCGAACCGCGTGCGGCGTTGCACGTGCAGGGCGGGGACGTCTGGTCGTTCGCCGTCGCGGAGGGCGACGCCGAGGTCTCCGACGTCACGAGGGAGCCCGGCGACCCGGTCGGCCGGGAGCTGCTCGCGATGATCCCGGCGGGCGCCGCACCGGAGGACGAGGACGCCTTCCTCCAGGAGCTGGTCGACGAGCGGCGCGTCGTCATCCGGCTGAAGGTGGACCGGCTGTACGGGACCGCGCTCGACGTCGAGGGATAG
- a CDS encoding YciI family protein has protein sequence MEFFCYHRDRPGSLPLREELGEAHWAYMDRYEAELIARGPTFAGDGETPTGSVHIVDLPDVAAARAFAFDEPNYQAGVYRDVLLRRWRNVLGRTMWEFPGGRTGGKRYLVLGFGSGTGADPDVPGGGLRDELIAYGPLLSDDGVVWLGTAALLRAPDREAARAVLTPGRYADVEVHDWEFGGRR, from the coding sequence ATGGAGTTCTTCTGCTACCACCGCGACCGGCCCGGCTCCCTGCCGCTGCGTGAGGAGTTGGGGGAGGCGCACTGGGCCTACATGGACCGGTACGAGGCGGAGCTGATCGCCCGCGGGCCGACCTTCGCGGGTGACGGGGAGACGCCCACCGGCAGCGTGCACATCGTCGACCTGCCGGATGTCGCCGCCGCCCGCGCGTTCGCCTTCGACGAGCCCAACTACCAGGCCGGGGTGTACCGGGACGTGCTGTTGCGGCGGTGGCGGAATGTACTGGGGCGGACGATGTGGGAGTTTCCCGGTGGACGGACAGGCGGGAAGCGGTACCTCGTTCTCGGGTTCGGCTCGGGGACAGGCGCCGATCCGGATGTGCCGGGCGGCGGCTTGCGGGACGAACTGATCGCGTACGGGCCGCTGCTGTCCGACGACGGTGTTGTCTGGCTGGGTACGGCGGCCCTGCTCCGGGCCCCGGACAGGGAGGCGGCGCGCGCTGTGCTGACCCCGGGCCGGTACGCCGACGTCGAGGTGCACGACTGGGAGTTCGGCGGGCGGCGGTGA
- a CDS encoding alpha/beta fold hydrolase: protein MRSAAVTPEGDRIRWVELPGQEPPRVYLHGLGATSPAYFTSVAVDPKLTGHRSLLLDLLGHGISDRPTHFDYTLESHADALANALTAAGVSAADVIAHSMGGSVAIVLAARHPHLVSRLVLVDANLDPIPRAPGSSGSSGIAAYSEEEFVTGGGWEEVRDRVGEHWWSTMRLAGREALHRSAFHLTRGTVPTMRELLLDLKIPRTFLLPEADGPLPGADALTKAGVSVVAIPDCGHNIMLDNPEAFITATAAALTPQAEN from the coding sequence GTGCGCAGCGCCGCCGTAACCCCCGAGGGCGACCGAATCCGCTGGGTCGAACTGCCGGGGCAGGAACCGCCACGCGTCTACCTGCACGGACTGGGCGCCACATCACCGGCCTACTTCACTTCCGTCGCGGTCGACCCGAAGCTGACCGGGCACCGCTCCCTGCTCCTGGACCTCCTGGGCCACGGCATCAGCGACCGCCCGACGCACTTCGACTACACCCTGGAATCACACGCCGACGCCCTCGCCAACGCCCTGACGGCGGCGGGCGTCTCGGCCGCCGATGTGATCGCCCACAGCATGGGCGGCTCGGTGGCGATCGTCCTGGCGGCCCGCCACCCCCACCTGGTCTCCCGCCTGGTGCTCGTCGACGCCAACCTCGACCCCATCCCACGCGCGCCGGGCTCCTCGGGCAGCAGTGGCATCGCCGCCTACTCCGAGGAGGAGTTCGTGACGGGCGGCGGCTGGGAGGAAGTCCGCGACCGGGTCGGCGAGCACTGGTGGTCCACGATGCGCCTGGCGGGCCGCGAGGCCCTGCACCGCAGCGCGTTCCACCTCACCCGCGGCACGGTCCCGACGATGCGCGAGCTCCTGCTGGATCTGAAGATCCCCCGCACCTTCCTGCTCCCCGAGGCCGACGGCCCGCTCCCGGGCGCCGACGCCCTCACGAAGGCCGGGGTGTCCGTCGTCGCGATCCCTGACTGCGGCCACAACATCATGCTGGACAACCCGGAGGCTTTCATCACCGCCACGGCCGCGGCCCTCACACCTCAAGCCGAGAACTGA
- a CDS encoding TetR/AcrR family transcriptional regulator: MGQASTRDRIVIAAARLLQRQGYVGTGIKQIAKEAEATLGSVYHFFPGGKEAVAVAAIKYSDREFAAVLRDALNSEEAPGAAVEACAGQLAEGLRASDWTDGCPVTAAALETLGTDSEIQQACADALRSWEQIVTERLLRSGFQVRDAGELATTIISALEGAEVTAQVNRSEEPLRVTGRQLARLVGSYGAPRS, translated from the coding sequence ATGGGACAGGCCAGCACCCGGGACCGGATCGTCATCGCCGCAGCGCGCCTGCTGCAGCGCCAGGGCTATGTCGGCACGGGCATCAAGCAGATCGCCAAGGAGGCGGAGGCCACATTGGGCTCCGTCTACCACTTTTTCCCGGGCGGCAAAGAGGCCGTCGCGGTCGCCGCCATCAAGTACAGCGACCGGGAGTTCGCGGCGGTCCTCCGCGACGCTCTGAACAGCGAGGAGGCCCCGGGCGCGGCCGTAGAAGCCTGCGCCGGACAGCTCGCCGAAGGACTGCGCGCATCGGATTGGACCGACGGCTGCCCGGTCACGGCAGCGGCACTGGAAACCCTGGGAACCGACTCCGAAATCCAGCAGGCATGCGCCGACGCGCTGCGCAGCTGGGAGCAGATCGTCACCGAGAGGCTCCTACGCTCCGGCTTCCAGGTCCGCGACGCCGGGGAGTTGGCGACCACCATCATCAGCGCCCTGGAAGGCGCCGAAGTGACGGCCCAGGTCAACCGCAGCGAGGAACCACTACGGGTGACGGGCCGACAACTGGCCCGCCTGGTGGGTTCGTACGGAGCGCCCCGCTCGTAA